The following proteins are co-located in the Apium graveolens cultivar Ventura chromosome 5, ASM990537v1, whole genome shotgun sequence genome:
- the LOC141661403 gene encoding uncharacterized protein LOC141661403 isoform X1 has translation MLALSGIYFYSCVIDGKGDCSYTCLNVDNITNKLLENNSLSLRPFDIHQCKGLTYLTLGVALELLEVYHCPELAMINIVKGSGGLKYLRIASCPSLSEWVFVQSMSTTLVQLVLGPFMEELEEFLWPFSSLAASVISFTKLKDLNLHGWDNVKSILPSGKIGDRLSSAFPALAELGIHDFEGVKALPDLLAELPTLRDLYIYNCENLCSLPSFHKSNSPRYMEVSGCPVLAERCKKEGGPEWFKIHHIPIIDRSY, from the exons AATGTGGACAATATTACTAACAAGCTCTTAGAAAACAATTCTCTGTCTTTGAGACCTTTTGACATACATCAGTGTAAGGGCTTAACATATTTGACCCTTGGTGTCGCTCTTGAGCTATTAGAAGTGTATCATTGCCCTGAACTGGCTATGATTAATATAGTTAAAGGTTCAGGTGGTCTAAAGTATCTAAGGATTGCAAGTTGCCCATCTCTTTCAGAGTGGGTGTTTGTCCAAAGTATGAGTACAACACTTGTACAATTGGTACTAGGTCCATTCATGGAGGAATTAGAAGAATTTCTATGGCCATTCTCTTCTTTAGCTGCTTCTGTAATTTCCTTTACTAAACTTAAAGATCTAAATCTGCATGGTTGGGATAATGTGAAGTCAATACTGCCTTCAGGGAAAATTGGGGACCGTCTCTCCTCCGCCTTCCCTGCCTTGGCTGAATTGGGTATACATGATTTTGAAGGAGTGAAAGCTCTCCCGGATTTACTAGCAGAGCTTCCAACTCTTAGAGACCTATATATTTATAATTGTGAGAATTTGTGCAGTTTACCCTCATTTCACAAATCTAATAGCCCTCGATATATGGAAGTATCTGGGTGTCCTGTTCTTGCagaaagatgcaaaaaggagggAGGGCCAGAGTGGTTCAAGATTCATCATATTCCAATTATAGATCG GTCATATTAA